The sequence below is a genomic window from Thioalkalivibrio sp. ALJ12.
GGGCTGGGCAAGACGACCCTGGCCCATATCGTGGCGAACGAACTCGGGGTGGGGCTGCGCCAGACCTCGGGCCCGGTACTGGAGCGCGCTGGCGACCTGGCCGCGATCCTGACCGCGCTGGAGCCCCAGGACGTCCTGTTCGTTGACGAGATCCACCGCCTGCCGACCGTGGTCGAGGAGATCCTGTATCCGGCGCTGGAAGACGGTCAGCTCGACATCGTGATTGGCGAGGGACCGGCGGCGCGCTCGATCAAGGTGGACTTGCCCCCGTTCACACTAGTGGGCGCGACTACGCGCGCGGGCCTGCTTTCGGCGCCGTTGCGTGACCGGTTCGGCATCGTTCAGCGACTCGATCATTACACTGTCACAGACCTCGCCCATATTGTCGGGCGCGCCGCCGGATTGCTGGGTGTCGGGATCGAGCCTGAAGGGGCGGCGGAGATCGCGCGCCGCGGGCGGGGCACGCCGCGCCTGGCGAATCGCCTGCTGCGGCGGGTTCGCGACTATGCCGAGGTCCGTGCCTCCGGCGTGATTACCGCCGAGGTCGCGGGTCAGGCGCTGGACCTGCTGGCGATCGATGCCTCGGGCCTGGATGCCCAGGACCGCCGGTTGCTGGAGGTGCTGGTCGAGAAATTCGACGGCGGGCCGGTCGGCGTGGAAAGCCTGGCG
It includes:
- the ruvB gene encoding Holliday junction branch migration DNA helicase RuvB; amino-acid sequence: MESRLVDMQSQSEDTRVEVSLRPKRLDDYTGQPRVVEQLGLFIEAARGRGEALDHTLVAGPPGLGKTTLAHIVANELGVGLRQTSGPVLERAGDLAAILTALEPQDVLFVDEIHRLPTVVEEILYPALEDGQLDIVIGEGPAARSIKVDLPPFTLVGATTRAGLLSAPLRDRFGIVQRLDHYTVTDLAHIVGRAAGLLGVGIEPEGAAEIARRGRGTPRLANRLLRRVRDYAEVRASGVITAEVAGQALDLLAIDASGLDAQDRRLLEVLVEKFDGGPVGVESLATALNEDRGTLEDVVEPFLIQQGYLQRTPRGRQATRRTLAMFGLTGSVEPDLLAPVDSQGGGRP